Proteins encoded by one window of Homo sapiens chromosome 10, GRCh38.p14 Primary Assembly:
- the CC2D2B gene encoding protein CC2D2B isoform 4 (isoform 4 is encoded by transcript variant 4), which translates to MGVQMSEEMDNITAEEIIDKHLQKDLDAEENQNVAKTLRGKVREKLKISKINKGEKSSTEQLIDSEIHQRSKLSPQTEVSLDESLSFFILSGEEGSALGKSSEQRPVNRSYPKCFSLGVNLQNVAESEEEEFMKEFILTDILKVKAADYEDDQEQIKKQKANIFVPSSSPGNILSQ; encoded by the exons atgggagtgcag ATGTCAGAAGAGATGGATAAtattacagctgaagaaattatAGACAAGCATCTCCAAAAAG ATTTAGAtgcagaagaaaatcaaaatgtagCAAAGACATTGAGAGGCAAAGTGAGAGAAAAGCTAAAAATTTCTAAg ATTAATAAAGGTGAAAAATCTTCAACTGAGCAGCTCATTGATAGCGAAATACATCAAAGGTCCAAG TTGTCTCCACAGACTGAAGTCTCATTGGATGAAagtctttcatttttcattctgagTGGTGAAGAAGGTTCAGCTTTGGGCAAGTCTTCAGAGCAG AGACCAGTAAACCGTAGTTATCCCAAATGCTTTTCACTTGGTGTTAATTTACAAAATGTTGCTGAGAGTGAAGAGGAAGAGTTTATGAAAGAATTCATTTTGACAGATATACTCAAAGTAAAAGCTGCTGACTATGAAGATGatcaagaacaaataaaaaaacagaaggcAAATATTTTTGTACCAAGTAGTTCTCCAGGTAACATTCTTTCCCAGTAA